A region of the Paracoccus jeotgali genome:
GGTTGGACAAGCCCAGCTTGCCGGGGTTGAGAATGCCGTTGGGATCAAGCGCATCCTTGACCGACTGCAGCAGATCCAGCCCTGAACCCAGCGCCTCGCCCATCAAACGCGCGCGCTGAAGTCCCACGCCGTGATGATGCGCAAGGTTGCCACCGTTGGCCAGAACCGAACGGGCGCCTGCGTTCCACACCTCGCGATACCAACGCGGGCGATCCTCCAGTTCGGGGCGACCGCCGAACATGAAGTAAAGACCAGCGCTGCCAGGGTAAGCATGCGAGATGTGCGCGGTCGCGGTGCGCGTGCCGTCAACCGCCATCATCGCGGCTGTAGCGTCATGATAAATGCGCGCCAGCCGCGACCACGGCGCGGTGATCTCCATGGTATCTGGGGCCCGATCCAGGATCAGATCATCCAACGCGTGAACGCTGTTGCGGTTGTCAAGCCAGCGATCCACCAGCGCCTTGTCGCTGAGCTTACCATCGCATTCCTCACGCACGACGGCCATGATGCCGGCGACGATCGCGGGATCGCCTTCATCGTGGATCAGCAGGATATGTTGGTCCCTGGTGTCGAAGTTGCGCCGCGACTCGGTCGCGTCATACAGGCGCACGACGGCCGGACGCGCACCACGCTGCGAAAAGCGCCGGATCGCGTCGGCACCCTCGTCGAAGCTGTCAAACGCCCAAGCGCCGCTTTCACTGTATTCGGCCTTCTTGTGAATGTGCAGCCGCGCCGAGACGATCACCCCGAGTGTCCCTTCCGAGCCGACGAACAGCTGCGTCATGTCCGGGCCCGTGGATGAATGCGAATACTCGGACGTCTCGACCACGCGCCCGTCCGCCAGCACCACCGTCACACCCTTGGTGATGTCGGCCATAGTGCCATACCGCGTGGACATCTGACCCGCGCCGGAACAGGCGATCCAGCCGCCGACGGTCGCCAGCTTCATCGACTGTGGCCAGTGTCCGGCGGTATAGTCCTGCTTCTGCAACGCGGCCTCGAAGTCGTCGCCGAAGGTACCCGCCATGACGTCGACCGTCAGGTCATCGCCGCGGAGATCGGTGATGCCGGACAGTTGCGTCAGGTCCAGCACTACGCCACCGAAGACCGGCAGCGAGTTGCCGAGAACACCGCTGCGCCCACCGGCTGCCGTCACCGGCACGCCGGCGTCGTTGGCAAGGCGCAGAACGGCAGCCACCTCGTCGACGCTTCTGGGGCGCGCGACGGCGGCCGGCATGCGCGCAACATGCCCGGTCGTGGCCCAGACCATTCCCAAGGGCCACCAGTCGCGGGCGTAGTCCCTGCGGCTGTTGTCGTCGACATCCACCGATGCGCAGACCCGCTCTAGTGACTGGATGAAGGCGTCGTTCACGACGACGGGCTGCCCGGTCAGCGTTTCTCGGGGCGTGACACCTTCAAGACCGTGCGCACCGGGGATTGGGCTGGGTCTGCGGGGTTCAATGTCGATAGGGCTGCGAGTCATGGGGTGTCCTCTCTCGAATGGGTGTGGGGGGGTTGCGGCAAGTCCAGCGCTAGCACGCCAAGTTCCTGTCGCAGCGTTGAGTCCAGAAGCGCGATTTCCGCGCCGATGCGGTTGGCGCCCCAGCCGACGGCGCGCCCGACCCGCATCGCGATACCGGCGGCATCCGCCAAGACGGCGCGCCCGTCGAAGGTCGCGATCCGGGTGCGCCGGAACAGCGCATCGACCAGTGTGGTCGCCATCTCGGCACGCAGGCCCCACACCGCTTCAGCAAGAGTGGTGTCACCGTTTGGCGTAATCGTGGTGCCCAGCTCGGGGGCAAGGCGGGACAGGCGCTGCACCGCAGCGGCGCGATCACCATAGCGCTTGTCCAGGCGTTCGCCGCGCGCAAGATGGCTGGCCCCGGCGTGATAGCCGTGCAGGCGCAGCTTACGGGTGGTGCAGCGCGCCTTGTGGTCCAAGACCTGGCAGATTACGTCCACCGTGCCCTCGGCCATTTCTCGATAGGTGGTCAGCTTGCCACCGGTGACGGTGATCAGGCGATCGGCTTCTTGTTCGATGCTATGGCGGCGCGACAGGTCGGAACTGCGGGCGCTTTTGCCATCCGCGATCAGCGGCCGGAAACCGGCCCAGCCGCTGATGATGTCGGACGGTGTGACCGGGCGAACCAGATGACGGTTGATGCCATCGAGGATGTAACTAATGTCGTTTTCCGTAACACTAGGCTTATCCACGTCGGCAGGGTCCGTCGTTTCCGTCGAACCGATATAGGCAAACGGCCCTTCGTCGACGACCGAGACCGTGCGTCGATCGCTGGCGACCGGCAGGCTCACGGCCACGTCGTTACGCACCAGCGCATGCGGCACGACGATATGTGTGCCCTTGGCGGGCGCGAGCTTGCGGGGGCTGTGAACGCTGACAGCCTCCAAAAATTTTTGCGCCCAAACGCCGGTCGCATTCACCACCATGCGCGCGCTGACATCGGTTTCTTCTCCGTCCACTGCTATGCGCGCGGTTCGTATTCCCTTCCGGCAGTCCGACAACCCGACGCAGCGCGCGTGATTGACCACGCATGCGCCGCGCGTGGCTGCCGATGCCAGCACCGCCAGCACCAACCGCGCATCATCGGCACGCAGGTCGTGGAACATGTAACCCGCGCCGATGCGGGCCATGTCCAGTGACGGCATATGACGCGCGACCTCGTCATGGCTCAGCCGGCGGTGACGGCGGCCCAGCCGCCAGGCACCGGCAAGCTGATAGCTCCATAACGCGCCCCCCAACGCGCGCGACAGTTTGGGATTGATGACACCGCCCTTCAGGAACAGCGGAATCATAAACGGCATGACCCGCACCAGATGCGGAGCGTTGCGCTGCAGCGCATGGCGCTCGCGCAGCGATTCCCGCACCAGCGCCACGTCGCCAGTCTGCAAATAGCGAAAGCCGCCATGGATCATCTTGGACGACCGCGACGAGGTGCCGGACGCGAAATCTCCGGCCTCAACCAGCGCCACGCTTAGCCCGCGGGCGACCGCGTCCAGCGCGATCCCAGCCCCGGTGATGCCGCCACCGATCACCAGAACATCGAACCTGCCTCCCGACAACCGTGCAAGATGCCGGGCCCGGCAGGATAGCGGCTCGTCAGCAGCAAGCCGATCCAATTCGGCTGTGACCTGTTGCTCTACCGTGTTCATTTTGCCCGCCCTGCCGAAACCACGCGGGTGGCCGCGCCATCCCAGCAGAACCATGCCCGCGACCCGACTGGCGGAACCGCGGCATCGGCGCGCGTGCGGGCAATTAGTTGCGTGCCTGCGGCGTCCACGCCTTCGGCGCGCAATGTGGCGCCAGAAAAGACGACGTCTTCGATCGTGACCGGCACCGCATTGTCGGCGCCGGCGCCATCCGCCGAGACGGTGACGTTTTCGGGCCGAACCATGATCGTGACCGAACCGTTAGCGACGGTGGCAAGCGGGGCGAACCGCGCGTCCACGCCGGGTCGAACGAACCGGCCAGCATCGACCGTCCCCGTGAAGATGTTAGAATCACCCAAAAACGTCGCGACGAATTCGCTGCCGGGATTGTTATACAATTCGGCGGGCGTGCCGATCTGTTCGACCGCACCTTCTCGAAAGACGACAATCCGGTCCGACAGCGTCAGCGCTTCGTCTTGGTCGTGCGTAACGAAGATGATTGTCACGCCCAGTTCGCGGTGAATGCGGCGCAGTTCCAACTGCAGCGATTCACGCAGCCGCTTGTCCAGCGCGCCCAACGGTTCATCCAGCAGCAACAATTTTGGTTCAAACACCACTGCACGAGCTAGCGCCACGCGCTGCTGCTGGCCGCCCGACAGCTGATCCGGCCGGCGGTCACCATAGGCTTCCAGGTGAACCAGCGTCAACACCTGCTCGACGCGTCGCTCGATTGTGGCGCGGTCGGGCCGCGGTCGGCGCTGCTTCAGCGGATAGGCAATATTCTCGCGGACAGTCATGTGCGGAAACAGCGCGTAATTCTGGAACACCACGCCAATGTCGCGCTTGTGGGCCGGAACCTCGGCCAGCGACCGGCCGTCAAGCTGCATCCGCCCGCCTGGATCGGGAGCGGCAAAACCTGCGATCAGGTTAAGGGTCGTTGTCTTGCCCGACCCGCTTGGCCCCAGAAAGGTAATGAACTCACCCGGGGCGACGTTCAGGTTGACGCCTTCCAGCACCTTGAGGCCCCCGTAGGACTTGCCTAGGTCGTGTAGGTCGAGCGCTGCGCCGCGCGCGGTTTCGATAGCCATCAACGGCCCCTCCTGTGAGTATAGATCGTGCTCGCGACCACGGTGAGAGCGGTCAACACCAGCAACATGGTCGAAGCGGCCGCGATCGTCGGGTCGATGTCGTTGGCGACCGAGCGATACATCTGCACCGGCAAGGTGCGCAGGCCGACACCGGATACGAACAGCGAGACGACCACCTCGTCGAAGGAGATGACAAAGGCAAACAGCGCGCCCGTCATCATTCCCGTGCTGATCAGCGGCAAGATAATCTGACGGAACGTGGTCAGACGCGATGCGCCCAGCGACGCAGATGCCTGCTCGAACCGAGCGTCGAACTGCTCCAGGGTGGCGGCGATGGGGATAAACGCGAAGGGCAGCGCCATCACGGTGTGTGCAATTACCAGTCCGGTGACAGTGATATTAAGCTGCCATTGCAGGAAAAGCCCATACAACGCCATCGCGATGATCACACCCGGAACGATCCGCGGGGTCAGCACCAGCGCGCGGATGATCGTGCGGACACGGGCCGAGGATCGCCTCAGGGCAAGGCCTGCGAACACCGACAGCACCGTCGAAGTGATGGTAACCAGCACCGCGACCTGAACAGACGTGACGAACGACCCCCACCACTGGCGATCTTGGAAAAAGCGCGCATACCACTGCAACGAAAAGCCTTCGGGCGGAAAGGCAAAGCTGCGATTTGCAGGAAAACTGAGTGGTATGACTATTAGACCCGGCACCAGCAACAGCACGATCACCAGCGCCGCCCAGATCCAAAGCCAGACGGATTGCCGGTCGCCGCGCCCTTCATCGGTCGCGAACCGGCTGGTGCCACCCGCAACGTCGAACCGGATCATCGTCGGCACCACCACTAGCAGCGCCAGCAGCAGCATGATCAGCGACGCGGCCGACGCCAGCGGGATGTTCAGAACCGTGTTTATCAGCGAATAGATCAGGTGCGACAGCAGTTGGTTCGACGGCGAGCCGACCAGACCGGGAATGACGTAAAAGCCCAGCGACGTCACGAACACGATCACAGATCCGCCGATCACCCCCGGCATCGACAGCGGCAGCCAAACCTGGCGGAACGTCGTCCACCCGCTTGCGCCAAGCGAGATCGAAGCGCGTTCTAAGCGCGTGTCGATGCCCGCCATCGCGCTGTAAAGTGGAAAAATCATGAACGGCAGCATCACCTGCACCATCGCGATCGTGACGCCTGTCGTCGTGCCACGCAGCACCAGCCCGTCTAGCCCAACCCACTGCACAGCACGGTCAATGATGCCGTTGCGCTGTAGCAGGACAATCCAGGCAAAGCTGCGCACCATGACGCTGGTGAAAAACGACAGCAGCACCACGCCGGTCAGAACAGCCAACGTCGTGCCCCGTGTGCGCACCATCAGGTAGGCATAAGGGTAACCGATCAGCAGGCACAGGAGCGTCACCGAGACGGCAACGACGATCGTGCGCACGACGATCCGCACATAGGTGCTGTTGGTGAAGAACTCGACATACTCGCCAAAGACACCGTTCTTGCCACCGAAGCTGTTGAGCAGAACAAGGACGACGGGCCACGCGAAAAACGCAGCGAGAAAGACGACGATCGGCGCCATGAGCAGCAGTATGCTCTTGTTGCGCGCGATGAAGTTCCTGGATCCAGAAGACATGGTTCCTCCGTTCAGCGCCGATGACGGCTCTACCGCTTGGTCGGACGGGATCGGTGTTTGCCGGGCCGGATAATGAGTGCGGCCCGGCATGGCCGTCAAACAGCGGGGATCACTGGTTCAGCCACT
Encoded here:
- a CDS encoding glycerol-3-phosphate dehydrogenase/oxidase; amino-acid sequence: MNTVEQQVTAELDRLAADEPLSCRARHLARLSGGRFDVLVIGGGITGAGIALDAVARGLSVALVEAGDFASGTSSRSSKMIHGGFRYLQTGDVALVRESLRERHALQRNAPHLVRVMPFMIPLFLKGGVINPKLSRALGGALWSYQLAGAWRLGRRHRRLSHDEVARHMPSLDMARIGAGYMFHDLRADDARLVLAVLASAATRGACVVNHARCVGLSDCRKGIRTARIAVDGEETDVSARMVVNATGVWAQKFLEAVSVHSPRKLAPAKGTHIVVPHALVRNDVAVSLPVASDRRTVSVVDEGPFAYIGSTETTDPADVDKPSVTENDISYILDGINRHLVRPVTPSDIISGWAGFRPLIADGKSARSSDLSRRHSIEQEADRLITVTGGKLTTYREMAEGTVDVICQVLDHKARCTTRKLRLHGYHAGASHLARGERLDKRYGDRAAAVQRLSRLAPELGTTITPNGDTTLAEAVWGLRAEMATTLVDALFRRTRIATFDGRAVLADAAGIAMRVGRAVGWGANRIGAEIALLDSTLRQELGVLALDLPQPPHTHSREDTP
- a CDS encoding FAD-binding oxidoreductase, whose amino-acid sequence is MTRSPIDIEPRRPSPIPGAHGLEGVTPRETLTGQPVVVNDAFIQSLERVCASVDVDDNSRRDYARDWWPLGMVWATTGHVARMPAAVARPRSVDEVAAVLRLANDAGVPVTAAGGRSGVLGNSLPVFGGVVLDLTQLSGITDLRGDDLTVDVMAGTFGDDFEAALQKQDYTAGHWPQSMKLATVGGWIACSGAGQMSTRYGTMADITKGVTVVLADGRVVETSEYSHSSTGPDMTQLFVGSEGTLGVIVSARLHIHKKAEYSESGAWAFDSFDEGADAIRRFSQRGARPAVVRLYDATESRRNFDTRDQHILLIHDEGDPAIVAGIMAVVREECDGKLSDKALVDRWLDNRNSVHALDDLILDRAPDTMEITAPWSRLARIYHDATAAMMAVDGTRTATAHISHAYPGSAGLYFMFGGRPELEDRPRWYREVWNAGARSVLANGGNLAHHHGVGLQRARLMGEALGSGLDLLQSVKDALDPNGILNPGKLGLSNPFGPTPDWADKAAPQA
- a CDS encoding ABC transporter permease subunit, whose product is MSSGSRNFIARNKSILLLMAPIVVFLAAFFAWPVVLVLLNSFGGKNGVFGEYVEFFTNSTYVRIVVRTIVVAVSVTLLCLLIGYPYAYLMVRTRGTTLAVLTGVVLLSFFTSVMVRSFAWIVLLQRNGIIDRAVQWVGLDGLVLRGTTTGVTIAMVQVMLPFMIFPLYSAMAGIDTRLERASISLGASGWTTFRQVWLPLSMPGVIGGSVIVFVTSLGFYVIPGLVGSPSNQLLSHLIYSLINTVLNIPLASAASLIMLLLALLVVVPTMIRFDVAGGTSRFATDEGRGDRQSVWLWIWAALVIVLLLVPGLIVIPLSFPANRSFAFPPEGFSLQWYARFFQDRQWWGSFVTSVQVAVLVTITSTVLSVFAGLALRRSSARVRTIIRALVLTPRIVPGVIIAMALYGLFLQWQLNITVTGLVIAHTVMALPFAFIPIAATLEQFDARFEQASASLGASRLTTFRQIILPLISTGMMTGALFAFVISFDEVVVSLFVSGVGLRTLPVQMYRSVANDIDPTIAAASTMLLVLTALTVVASTIYTHRRGR
- a CDS encoding ABC transporter ATP-binding protein gives rise to the protein MAIETARGAALDLHDLGKSYGGLKVLEGVNLNVAPGEFITFLGPSGSGKTTTLNLIAGFAAPDPGGRMQLDGRSLAEVPAHKRDIGVVFQNYALFPHMTVRENIAYPLKQRRPRPDRATIERRVEQVLTLVHLEAYGDRRPDQLSGGQQQRVALARAVVFEPKLLLLDEPLGALDKRLRESLQLELRRIHRELGVTIIFVTHDQDEALTLSDRIVVFREGAVEQIGTPAELYNNPGSEFVATFLGDSNIFTGTVDAGRFVRPGVDARFAPLATVANGSVTIMVRPENVTVSADGAGADNAVPVTIEDVVFSGATLRAEGVDAAGTQLIARTRADAAVPPVGSRAWFCWDGAATRVVSAGRAK